The genomic segment GCTATTAAATATTTAatgacaaagaaagatgctaaaccCCATCTCATTCAGTGGGTTTTATTACTCCAAGAATTCGATATGGAAATCTGAGATAAAAAGGGCACTGAGAATCTTGTGGCGGATCATTTCTCTAGGCTGGAAGTTGAGGAAGATCAAATTACCAAGAAAGTGCAAATCAATGATTATTTTCCAGATGAGCAATTGTTTGGGGTGAGTGACAACACCAAAGCACCATGGTATGCAGATTATGTCAATTTCCTAGTGGCAAAGGTTGTGCCTTCTGAGATGTCCAGAGCACAGTTGAAAAAATTCTACTCTTAAATCAAAcattattattgggaggagccCATCCTCTATAAACATTGTGTTGACCAAATAACTTGTCGTTGTGTACCAGAAGATGAAATGATCTCTATTCTCACCCACTGTCACACTCTTCATTGTGGGGGTCATTTTGGTGCTACTAGGACAGCAGCAAAGGTATTGCAATGTGGTTTCTTTTGGCCTACTTTATTTAAAGATGTAAATACTTTTGTTAAGTCTTGTGATAGATGTCAACGCACTGGTAACATATCCCAAAGAGATGAGATGCCGCTGAATGTTATTCTTGAAGTTTAGTTGTTCAATGTGTGGGGGATTGATTTCATGGGTCCCTTTCCATCCTCCTACAATAACAAGTATATACTACTCACTGtggactatgtgtctaaatgggtggaagcaacgGCAACTCCTACGAATGATGGTAAAGTAGTTCTAAATTTTCTGCACAAGAATATTTTTACTCGGTTTGGAACTCCTCGAGCTATCTTAAgcgatgaagggagtcatttttTTAATAAGTGGTTTGATGCTTTGCTTGCTCGGTATGGAGTATGACATAGAACTGCTTTACCTTATCATCCACAGTCTAATGGCCAAGCAGAAATTTCTAATAGGGAGGTCAAGAGCATTCTTGAAAAAACAGTTAATAGGTCAAGGAATGATTGGTCTAAAAAGCTTGATGATGCTTTATGGGCTTATAGAATGACATTTAAGACTCCCATTGGCATGTCTCCTTATCGGTTGGTTTTTGGTAAGGCTTGCCATTTACAGGTGGAATTAGAACATCGAGCATACTGGGCAATGCGAAGGTTGACTATGGATTAGAATGCAGCTGGGAGAAATAGGCTAATGCAATTGAATGAACTTGATGAGTTTaggaatgaagcctatgagaatgcTAAGATTTACAAGGAATGCACCAAGAGATGGCATGATAAGAACTTGTCTCGAAAAGAATTTCAACCCGGTCAGCAGGTATTATTGTTCAATTCACGGTTGAAACTTTTTCTAGGAAAATTGAAATCAAGATGGTCGGGTCCGTACACAGTAGTAACAGTGTTTCCTTATGGGTCGTTAGAGTTAAAAAATCGAAATAATGAAACATTCAAGGTGAACGGTCAACGAGTGAAGCCATATTTTGGTGGTCCTATTGATCAAGCCAAGTCCATTATTTTGttgaagcctctctgaagaggagttcagcgtccggctaaatgacgttaacgacagcgccattgggaggcatcccaagttCATTTAAGTTCTTTAAGTTTTTAAGCGATTTTAGTtgagacaatttttattttatttattagtttttggtttattttattttattattttattgtaaatattATGGATTTGTCATCGTGAAATACGTGAAAAAAAGGagaataaaaaaagaagaagaataaaaattgATGAGAGTGTGGTTTATAGAGCAATCCTGCGACTGCAGGAATCACTTTCTACGGCCGCAGGACCAGAGATCTGGGCGAAAATAGAGcaatcctgcgaccgcaggaagagCGTGTTGCGGCCGCAGGTCCAGAGCTCCACGCCAAATGGGACGATTCCTGCGACCGTAGGAACCACTTTCTGCGGCCGCAAGATCCCGTATttctcttaaaaatatatatatataaaataaataaataaatatatacttGCATCATATTTTTTTcctcttattttcattttcattttctccttttcatcttcttttcctcCCCAAAAATCTGATTCTCTCCTTCTTTCgttctttcaattttttttcaagaGGCCATCTCACTCCAAGGTTTTGTAAGTCTAATCCTTTTCTACTCATTTTCATCTCTCTCTCCATTATCATCTACCATTGTAAGTCCCCTTCCTCTTTCTCCTTTTAATTTCTACATTGTGTTCTTAAGAAATTTTTCATGCTAATCTCTTGAATCCGAAATTTGTGTGTAGTATTtgataaatatatgttatttatgGATTTTTAAGATATTATTGAAATAATTGTATTGCATGTTGGTGGATTTGCATGTGTAGTGAGATTCCTTGATTTTGCAATTGGGAAATTTTGACCTAATTTTGGGTCCgaatttttctttgtgattttgtgAAATTGAATTGACATTGGTGAAATTGAGAACTATAGTTGCTTATTTTTATGTTCAATTTCATTGGGTCTTCAATTTATTTGGAGAATTTTGCCATTGTCTTATTATAAGGTGTAAATTTGGGGCTTTTGCAATTTGAAGGAATTGATCATTGTTTTGTGCTTGTTTTGATTGGGGAATTTTATAAATTGAGCATTGCTATCACTTTTGCAATTGGTGCCCTTGAGTAAATTTTTGGTGGAGTGTGCATTATTTTGAGTAGTTTTGGTTCTTGAGTCATAATGTCCACCAGTAGAAAACAGACTAAAACTAGAAAAGCGAAAAAACACCAACCACCTCCCCCACCCATAGAGAATGAGGACAACCTAAATTTTGAGGATGTGCCTAGGTTTTTCAACCCAACGGCCAATTCTAGGTACATTCAAGATAAGGAGCGTAGCCTTATTAGAGAGAGAGGGTTTGCTACCAATTGGAAAGATGAGTTTATTGTCCCTGAAGAGTATACATCAGTGATTAGAGCCCATAAGTGGGAGGTTTTCTGTGCTCCTCCAATTGCTGCTATCATCCCTGTAGTTAGAGAATTTTATGCTAATGCTTTTCACCATGACTATACCTGGGAAGCAACTGTTAGGGGCAAAACTGTGAAATTTCACAGAAGTGATAtcaataattttttcaaattgcCTACCTTAGAAAATGATGAATATAGGGACTTACAGGACCAACTTTGTGAGGAACGTACTTGGGACACTATCATGCAAGCTTTAACCCTGCCAGGTACTGAATGGACCTTCAATGGCACTAATCGAGTGGGGTTTCCCTTCAATTTGTTGACGAAGGAGAAAAGAGTGTGCTTGTATTTTATTTGTTCAAATCTGACACCCACCGAAGCCTTTACCATTGTCACCCCTAGTAAAGCAGTATTGTTGTATGCTGTCTTACACAAGAAATCTATAGATGTTGGCAATATTATTGCTGCTAATTTAAATGAGTGTTGTGTCACTGTTTATGTGGGGCTTTATTTTCCTAGCCTTATCACTAGTTTGTGTCTGCAAGCAGGGGTCCCCATTAATGAATTAGATGAGAAATTGCCCCCTCTAGTTTATGATTTGGTCAAGATTAACAATGTCAAAACTTTTTCAGCTGTTCCTAGTGCAGGTACCTCAAGACAGTCTGCTCGTCCACCGCCAAGAACTCAAAATGTCAACCAAAGGCTGGACACTTTGGTGTCACAGTTCCAGCAACACCACTTGTGGAGTGTCAATGTGGAGCAGAACCATTATGCCTAAAACCAAGCTTTCGCCACTCATTTTGGCATTGACACAAGTGGATTTCCACCATATCCACAACCACCCAATTTTGCGTATCCTCCACCTAAGGGGGTGACGAGGTCGGTCCTTCATCGTGAGTCGAGTCAGGTAAGTTTTctttccttagcttttatttaaacattggggacaatgtttttgGTAAGTTTGGGGAAGGGGGATTTTCTTTTAGTTATTTGTGTTTAGTTAGTTGAGTCAAGTGGCTGTTTCGTTTGGTGTTTTgttaaattgtgtttttttttttttgttaataatgTTCTGTGTTAGGGTATTGAGAGAGTCTGTCGAATCAAGATAACAATGATTAGCTAATGAGAATAGGTGAATGACTTGTAATATAATTcgagaaaaatatatttgattataaaaaaaaatctatgtGCTTAGTTTGACCACTTCTTTGGATTACTTTAATTCATTGTAAAACTGAATATTTG from the Humulus lupulus chromosome X, drHumLupu1.1, whole genome shotgun sequence genome contains:
- the LOC133806153 gene encoding uncharacterized protein LOC133806153, producing the protein MQLNELDEFRNEAYENAKIYKECTKRWHDKNLSRKEFQPGQQVLLFNSRLKLFLGKLKSRWSGPYTVVTVFPYGSLELKNRNNETFKVNGQRVKPYFGGPIDQAKSIILLKPL